The following DNA comes from Streptomyces sp. NBC_00690.
CCAAGACGCCCGTGGCCACCGTCGTCACCAAACGCGATGTCCTCGACCAATTGACCTCGCTGCCCATCCCGGGCGCCAGGATCGACGACTGGCTCGGCGCGATCGGCCTGGGCGACCTTGTGCAGAGCCTCAGCCACGACTTCGGCGCCACCCGCTACTGGGCCGTCAGCGCACACGCCGCCACCGGAGCGGGCGCGCTCGACGGGGAGAGCAGACGAGCCGCCGAACCCGTCCTCTGGCTCCTCTCCCGCACCGGGCTCCCCGTGAAGCCACTCCTCACCAGCGAGGCGGCCAAACGGTGAAGGCAATCCCCACGACAGCAACGGCAGCAACGGCAGCAGTACCCATGCTCCTACCGGTAGGAACCACGCGCACCAACGGCCCGACAAGCCGGTGTAGTTCAGCCCGCCCGGGTAGCCCCACGCGCCGCGCGCCCATCGGGGTACGCCCCCGGCGTGCGCCGGCACACACCGACGTCGTGCACTCCACTCTTCGGGCGGACCAACATCCTCGTCAGACATCGCCCGGGGCTCCACCGGCCTTAGGGTCCATACCGACAGCAGAACTCGGGGGAGTCGAGCATGAGTTACCTGCCCGAACACACGGCACGCGCCAGACGGGTCGTACTCGGCCTCTTCATCACGGCCACCGCCCTGGTGACAACAGGCGTTCTGTTGACCGCAGGACTGCTGCTGAACCGGGTGCTGCCCCGATGAGGGCGAACCCGCACCACGGCAGCGAACAGGAGGACACGGAGTGAGTGACATTCCCGGCGGCCCGATGGAGAACCGTCCGGTCCATTTCATCTGGATTCTCGACGTCTCGTACTCGATGATGGGCGAGAAGATCGGGCAGCTCAACTACGCCATCCGCGAGGCCATCCCAGAGATGCAGTCCGTCGCGCACGACAATCCGGCAGCCCAACTACTGCTGCGCGTACTGACGTTCTCCTCCACGGCACAGTGGCACATCGCCACCCCCACCCCCGTGGAGAGCTTCACCTGGCAGGACGTCCAGGTCGACGGCGGCACCAACCTCGGCGATGCGCTCTACGCCGTCGCCCGGGAACTCGAAACCCCGCCCATGCCGCAGCGGGCCCTCAAGCCCGTACTCGCACTCGTCTCGGACGGACAACCCCTCGACGAGTGGCGCGAAGGGCTGCGCGCCATCGACGCCACGCCCTGGGGCAAGAAGGCCGTACGGGTCGCGATCGGCATCGGCGCCGACGCCGACCGCAGCGTCCTCCAGGAGTTCCTCGCCAACCCCGAACTCCAGGTCCTCGACGCCAACAACCCGAAAAAACTCGCCGCCGCCATCCGCTGGGCATCCACGGCCGCCGTCAAGGCCGCGTCACAGCCCGTGGCGGGTGCCACCCCCGGAGCCAAGCAACTCGCCCCTGCCTACGCTCCCCCCGCACTGGACGACGACGATGACGACGATGTGTGGTGAGCGTGCCCAACCCAGATGAACCAGCACGGCCCTGGGCCCTGCGGCACGGAAGTGTGCAGGGGCCGGCGAAGGCGCTCAACCAGGACTGGTGGGACGCCCAGTACACCCCCGACGGAGCTTTGGTGATGGCAGTCGCCGACGGCCACGGCTCCGCCGCCCACCCGCTGAGCCACCTCGGCGCTCGCTACGCCGTGGACGTCTTCACCCTCTGTGCCACCGAGTTCGCCGCTCGTGCCAAAGGCGCCGGGGAGGGCAGCGGCCCAGGGCTGCGCAGACTCTGGGCGGACGCCCACGACCGCATGCCCCGGGAGCTGGTGCGCACCTGGCAGGCTTGGGTCGACGACCGGCACACCCCGGTCGCGGGCGAAGCACCGCGGACCGGCCCCGCCCTGCTGCGCGCCTACGGCACCACGCTCATCGGTGCGATCCTCACTGAGGAGCTCTTCGTGGCCTGGCAGCTCGGCGACGGTGACCTGACGGTGGTCCACCCGGACGGCACGGTCGCCTCGCCCCTGACACCGCAACAGCTCGAACTCGGCGACGAGACCGAGTCGATGTGCAGCAGACAAGCATGGGACCTCGTACGTGTGCATTGGGCCCCCATCAGCGACCCCGCACGTCGACCGAGGCTGGTGACCCTCTCCACCGACGGCCTCTCGAACAGCTTCGCCGCCCGCGACGGCTTTGTCCGCTTCGTACGGGAGCTCGATCAGCGCATCGACGACGAGGGGCTGGACCCGGTCGGTGACGCCCTTCCCGGGTGGCTCGCCCGGGCCGGAAGTTACTCGGGCGACGACACCACCGCGGTCGTCGCCTCATTGCAGCGGTCCACCCCTGCACGCACGGAAACGGAGGACTGATGTCCGGGATGCTCGACAGCGGAGCCAAACTCACCACGGACACCGGGGAGGAGGTGTCCGTCGCCGATATGTTGGGCGCCGGCGGCCAGGGCGAGGTCTACCGGGTCAGGACCCACGCCGGCGACAAGGCCCTCAAGTGGTACTACCCGGCGTGCGCCACCCCGGAGCAGCGAACCATCGTCGAGGGCCTGGTCGGTCGTGACTTCGAGGACGACCGGTTCCTCTGGCCCCAGACCTTCGTCACCGGGGGCAGGCACGGTGGGTTCGGCTACCTCATGGACATTCGACCCGACCGGTTCAAGGGACTGCCCGCACTCTTCCGCCGCCAGCTCAAGACCAACCCACTGGCCCTGATCACCGCCGGGCTCCAGATGGTCGAGGCGTACCAGGCACTGCACTCCCGCGGCATCGCCTACCGGGACATCTCCTGGGGCAACATCTTCTTCGACCCCGACAACGGCGATGTTCTCGTCTGCGACAACGACAACGCCGTGAGCGAGGGCGACAGCACCGGCATCTCGGGAACCATGGAATTCATGGCACCCGAGCTGGTGCGCGGCGACCAGGGCGCCGTCCCCGGCACCCAGACCGACCTCCACTCCCTGTCCGTCCTGCTCTTCATGCTGCTGATGAACCACCATCCGCTGAAAGGTCGGGCCGAGTTGGAGATCCGCTGTCTCGACGAGGCAGCGGAGAGGCGGCTCTACGGAAAACGCCCCATGTTCATCTTCGACCCGGTCAGCGACGACAACCGGCCCGACCCCGTCGAACACGGCACCGTCCTCGCGACCTGGGCGGTGGCGCCGCCCGTCCTCCAGAAGCTCTTCACCCAGAACTTCACCGAAGGACTTCACGACGGCATGCGCAGGGTCCGCGAGACCCAGTGGCGGCACGCCCTGAGCGAGGTGCGTGACACCATCGTGGTCTGCGCGGGCTGCGGACGGCAGAACATGACGGAACCACGATCCTCGACCCCCGGCATCTGCTGGTCCTGCAACCGCGTCCTGATGCTGCCGCCGCGGCTCGTCGTCACCACCCACCGTCCCAAGGTCGAACGGAACCTACGACTGCGCCGGGCTGCCCGGGTGTACGACCACCATCTGCACGCCGAGCCGACACGTCATCGCTACGACGCGGATTCCGTGGTGGCGGAGTTGGCGGAACATCCCCAGAAGCCCGGTAAGTACGGACTCACCAACCGATCGCGCGAGACCTGGATCACCCGTAGGTCGGACGGCACCACCCAACAGGTGGCACCAGGGCAGAGCGTGCCCCTCAGGGCCGGGCTGGAGATCCAGCTCGGGAGCTCGGCCCGGGCCGTGGTCAGCGCGGACTGACATCACCGCGGTGCCGGTCTCCCGAGACCCGGAGTCCGGCACCCGGGCGCATGCCCATGGCGGGCAGGAAAGCTGTGGCTGCCCCCGCGCAACGCTCCGACGGGCGTGGTGCCGGCCGGCACCACGCCCCTGAGGCCAGGTCTAGAGCCCGATCACACCACCCAGTGCCTGGGCCAGGGCCAGCGCTGCTCCGCCCGCCCCGGCACCGGCCTGGATCGCGTCCAACCAGCGGCGCACCCGCCCCTGGTCGACCGCACGGCCCTCCTGCTGTGCGCTGACGATCTCGCCCTGCAACAACTCCGCGTCGCCGACGAGTCCGGGCTGCTCCGCCCGCAACTGCTCCACCAACTCAGCGGCGAGCCGTACGGCCTCCGCCGCCGAGGCACCATGGTTGATCTGCACCCGTCCCTGGCCGTCCACGTTCACCCCGTGGTCACCGAACTGGTTCTGTCCACCACTGACACTGCCGATGTTGTACGTGTTCATCGCTCTCCCCGAAGTGATGCGTAGCTATGTCGTCGTGGCGCCACCCGCAGGGGACGCCGGAGCCTGGCCCGCCGGTTGCCCGGGACCGCCGCCCTGTTGGGCGCTGTTGGTGCCGTAGTTGCCGAACTGGTTCTGCCCGCCCTGCACACTGCCGATGTTGTACGTCTGGTTGTTGATCACCTTCTGGGCCCGGGCGAAGTCACTGGTGTCGATGTTGTGATTCTTCAGGAACTTCTCCGTGGCCACCAAGACACCCTGCTGGAGACGTTGCAACACGTCCAGGGCGTCCATCCGCTCGTCGAAGTCCATCTCGTCCACCGGCCGGGCGGCACGCTCCCGCAGACTGTCCGTCGCTCCGTAGTCGTACACGACGTGGTGTTTGGAGATCTCCCGACGGATCTTGCGCAACCGCTTGTTCCGCTGCGACTGCGCCGACGCGCGGCGTTGGATCCGGCCCCCCGAGCTGAACAACATCCAACGCAGGCTCTTGGACGTCGCCTTGACCAACTCCCACCACTCCTCGAAGCCACCGAGGGGGATGTAGGCGACGTGGTCGAACCGCAGCTGTACGGGCGGGAGCACATAGGCCGCCACCTGCCAGGACAACCGGTCCAGCGTACGACGGGCCCGTAGGTGCATCGACACCACGAACTTGCCACCGGGGCCGACCACTTCGAGGCTGAGATAGGTCCGCATCCCGCCGCCCTCCTGGAGCACACCGGACTGGACCAACCGCTCGTCGATCCTCGGCAGCGGACGACCAAGCGGGTCCGGCAGCAGATCAGCACCCAACGCCCGTACGTGCAGACCCCGCACGTACAGCCGATTGCGCGCCCGTAGCCCGCTCAGGCCCGCAATGCCACCCATCTCACGGGCCATGTAGGCGTGCAGGTCCACGGTGTCGAAGGGCAGGATGGTGAGCTTTCCACCACCCGGGGCGTCATCGGGCCGACCCACGTCGATGCTCGGCCACACGTCCTCCTTGATCCGCACCCCACTGCCGACAAAGGGGTTGTCGGCCTCGGCCTGTGCGTCGTACGGGACGACGTTCGCCCTGCGCAGGGCACGGAGGCGATCCTCGACCTCCTGTTCCACGCCGGGAGCGAGGTCCTGCGGCCGGTCCTTGCCGCGGTAGGCGTCCCGGGCGGCGCGCCAGGCCAGGTGGAGTGCGCGGTGGACCAGAACCGCCGCGGCCAGCAGGGCCAGGCCGGCACTCGCTGCCAGTACGGCGGCGGTCTGCTGGGCGCCGTTCGTCAACGAGACCAGCGCACCGATCGACGTCCCGATCAGGGCGACGAGCACGAACAACAGTTGGGCGTCCCGCCGTCTCCTGCGCAGCTGCGCGGCGCTCGCGTGACGCACCAGGGCGACGAGATTGATGCCCAGGGGTAAGCCGATGGCCTTCAACCGGTCCGCGGTGAACTCGTCCAGCACCTCCTGGGCGAAGCGT
Coding sequences within:
- a CDS encoding protein kinase domain-containing protein, whose product is MSGMLDSGAKLTTDTGEEVSVADMLGAGGQGEVYRVRTHAGDKALKWYYPACATPEQRTIVEGLVGRDFEDDRFLWPQTFVTGGRHGGFGYLMDIRPDRFKGLPALFRRQLKTNPLALITAGLQMVEAYQALHSRGIAYRDISWGNIFFDPDNGDVLVCDNDNAVSEGDSTGISGTMEFMAPELVRGDQGAVPGTQTDLHSLSVLLFMLLMNHHPLKGRAELEIRCLDEAAERRLYGKRPMFIFDPVSDDNRPDPVEHGTVLATWAVAPPVLQKLFTQNFTEGLHDGMRRVRETQWRHALSEVRDTIVVCAGCGRQNMTEPRSSTPGICWSCNRVLMLPPRLVVTTHRPKVERNLRLRRAARVYDHHLHAEPTRHRYDADSVVAELAEHPQKPGKYGLTNRSRETWITRRSDGTTQQVAPGQSVPLRAGLEIQLGSSARAVVSAD
- a CDS encoding PP2C family serine/threonine-protein phosphatase, yielding MPNPDEPARPWALRHGSVQGPAKALNQDWWDAQYTPDGALVMAVADGHGSAAHPLSHLGARYAVDVFTLCATEFAARAKGAGEGSGPGLRRLWADAHDRMPRELVRTWQAWVDDRHTPVAGEAPRTGPALLRAYGTTLIGAILTEELFVAWQLGDGDLTVVHPDGTVASPLTPQQLELGDETESMCSRQAWDLVRVHWAPISDPARRPRLVTLSTDGLSNSFAARDGFVRFVRELDQRIDDEGLDPVGDALPGWLARAGSYSGDDTTAVVASLQRSTPARTETED
- a CDS encoding vWA domain-containing protein yields the protein MENRPVHFIWILDVSYSMMGEKIGQLNYAIREAIPEMQSVAHDNPAAQLLLRVLTFSSTAQWHIATPTPVESFTWQDVQVDGGTNLGDALYAVARELETPPMPQRALKPVLALVSDGQPLDEWREGLRAIDATPWGKKAVRVAIGIGADADRSVLQEFLANPELQVLDANNPKKLAAAIRWASTAAVKAASQPVAGATPGAKQLAPAYAPPALDDDDDDDVW